From Mytilus edulis chromosome 9, xbMytEdul2.2, whole genome shotgun sequence, the proteins below share one genomic window:
- the LOC139489647 gene encoding piggyBac transposable element-derived protein 4-like, which produces MSSDESDGDFEGFSETDVINAEQEVLAAEERLRVILSEQGIGDDSDGDLNESENEDEGEEEVHIDERGDGGDGWHSRFDIYERGLPHLFTPRGNTGPSRVMGAEKEVLDFWQLYMGDQFLEFLINQTDSYANYNIQHRPNDNKMPWSIPTLPEIKAFLGLTYQMGINRKPSTKLYWSTDPVMVTPIFSSTMTRDRYTQILRYLHFSNVANEPRQGEPNYDPVYKIKPVVNHLNNKFGLEYMYTKKKCHH; this is translated from the coding sequence ATGTCGTCAGACGAATCTGACGGCGACTTTGAAGGGTTTAGTGAAACTGATGTTATAAATGCCGAACAAGAGGTTTTGGCCGCTGAGGAAAGGTTGCGAGTTATTTTGAGTGAACAGGGGATAGGGGATGACAGTGATGGAGATCTCAATGAGTCTGAAAATGAGGATGAAGGGGAGGAGGAGGTGCATATTGATGAGAGAGGAGATGGTGGCGATGGATGGCACTCTAGGTTTGATATTTATGAAAGGGGTTTACCACATTTATTTACCCCTCGTGGCAATACTGGGCCAAGTCGCGTCATGGGTGCTGAAAAGGAAGTCTTAGATTTTTGGCAACTCTACATGGGTGATCAATTTCTTGAGTTTCTTATTAACCAAACAGATAGTTATGCCAACTATAACATTCAGCATAGGCCAAACGATAACAAAATGCCTTGGAGTATCCCAACTTTACCAGAAATTAAAGCATTTCTTGGTCTAACCTACCAAATGGGAATAAATCGCAAACCATCTACTAAATTATATTGGTCAACCGATCCAGTTATGGTCACCCCAATATTTTCATCAACAATGACCAGAGACAGATACACCCAAATATTGCGGTACCTCCATTTCTCTAACGTTGCAAATGAACCTAGACAAGGAGAACCAAATTATGATCCTGTATATAAAATTAAACCTGTAGTTAaccatttaaataataaatttggtTTAGAATATATGTATACCAAAAAGAAATGTCACCATTGA
- the LOC139489642 gene encoding piggyBac transposable element-derived protein 4-like codes for MVPFKGRTLLKQYLPSKPHKWGVKVWMLAESANSYIQYIDVYPGRTVRTEGSLGSSVVKNCLEGANIAGQGYHVYTDNFFTSPNLYLELWENYDTAACGTVRNTRAGLPKDIMCKKPVNVVTRGDHQFRQKGALLAVSWKDKKTVSVLSTIHNESIGQVTRSVNVDGQFARQEFNCPSAIVDYTCNMGGVDKADQYIQYYCYHQKTLKWPKKVFFSLLEMVKFNAYRLFTLSPNHSSNLTFLQFSCLLIKGLINGYSAGVRRGRPLLAPDQRLIQRHMPTTLNSKGRCHVCYMRQKNGKQDNIRQTKYGCSVCGKHLCMPQCFTIYHTEKNYC; via the coding sequence ATGGTACCTTTCAAAGGGAGAACATTATTGAAACAATACTTACCAAGTAAACCACATAAATGGGGCGTAAAGGTTTGGATGCTGGCAGAATCTGCCAACAGCTACATACAATATATAGATGTGTATCCAGGTAGAACAGTTAGAACAGAGGGCAGTCTGGGTTCTTCGGTGGTAAAGAATTGTTTAGAAGGTGCAAATATTGCAGGTCAGGGCTATCATGTTTATACCGATAACTTTTTTACATCGCCTAATCTTTATTTAGAGTTGTGGGAGAATTATGACACAGCTGCATGTGGAACAGTCCGTAACACTAGGGCAGGTTTGCCAAAAGATATCATGTGTAAAAAGCCAGTTAATGTTGTAACTCGTGGAGACCATCAATTCAGGCAAAAAGGTGCTTTGTTAGCGGTATCTTGGAAGGACAAAAAAACTGTATCAGTATTGTCAACAATACACAATGAAAGCATTGGTCAAGTTACTCGTTCAGTAAATGTTGACGGCCAATTTGCAAGACAGGAGTTTAATTGCCCATCTGCTATTGTTGACTACACTTGTAATATGGGTGGTGTTGACAAAGCAGATCAATACATTCAGTATTATTGTTATCACCAGAAAACCTTAAAATGgccaaaaaaagtattttttagtCTACTTGAGATGGTTAAATTTAATGCCTACAGATTATTCACATTAAGTCCAAACCATTCTTCAAACCTCACATTCCTTCAGTTTTCTTGTTTGCTGATAAAAGGATTGATCAATGGATATTCTGCCGGGGTACGGAGAGGAAGGCCATTACTTGCCCCTGATCAGAGATTGATTCAAAGACACATGCCTACAACTTTAAATAGTAAAGGCAGGTGTCATGTCTGTTACATGAGACAGAAGAATGGCAAGCAAGACAATATAAGACAAACTAAATATGGGTGTTCAGTATGTGGCAAACACCTCTGTATGCCTCAATGCTTCACAATTTACCATACAGAGAAGAATTACTGTTAG
- the LOC139489649 gene encoding uncharacterized protein, with translation MSKQLSFAENFALSGAAAVISKTAAAPIERIKLLVQNQDEMLRTGRLEQPYKGVMDCTMRTYRTEGVLPFWRGNMANCIRYFPTQALNFAFKDKIKALFKSSKNDSNAIKFSKNIASGGAAGAMSLVFVYSLDYCRTRLANDAKSGKTGGERQFNGMVDVYRKTIASDGVQGLYRGFVISCVGIVVYRGFYFGLFDTLKPILLGDKANLLLSFALGYVVTISAGLLSYPIDTIRRRMMMTSGEAVKYKGSIDCTMTIVKNEGFMSLMKGAGANVLRGMAGAGVLAGFDKFQELYITWRIAQNK, from the coding sequence ATGTCTAAACAACTAAGTTTTGCTGAGAACTTTGCCCTAAGTGGTGCTGCAGCCGTTATATCCAAAACAGCTGCTGCCCCAATAGAACGTATCAAGCTTCTTGTACAGAATCAAGATGAGATGCTTAGAACTGGTAGACTTGAACAGCCATACAAAGGTGTTATGGATTGTACTATGCGTACATACAGAACAGAAGGCGTTCTGCCATTTTGGAGAGGAAACATGGCTAATTGCATCAGATACTTTCCAACTCAGGCTTTAAACTTTGCATTCAAGGACAAGATTAAGGCACTATTCAAGTCTAGTAAGAATGATTCCAATGCAATCAAATTCTCAAAAAATATTGCATCTGGTGGAGCTGCTGGTGCCATGTCACTTGTCTTTGTCTATTCACTCGATTATTGTAGAACCAGGTTAGCCAATGATGCCAAGTCTGGAAAGACCGGTGGTGAACGCCAGTTCAATGGTATGGTTGATGTGTACCGTAAAACCATTGCATCAGACGGTGTACAAGGTTTGTACAGAGGATTCGTCATTTCTTGTGTAGGAATCGTAGTCTACAGAGGATTCTACTTCGGTCTGTTCGACACCCTTAAACCAATTCTCTTGGGAGACAAGGCCAACTTGCTCCTGTCATTTGCATTGGGCTACGTTGTCACAATTAGTGCTGGACTTTTGTCATACCCAATTGACACAATCAGAAGAAGAATGATGATGACATCAGGTGAGGCCGTCAAATACAAGGGATCAATTGACTGCACAATGACCATTGTCAAGAACGAGGGATTCATGTCCTTGATGAAGGGAGCAGGAGCCAACGTTCTCAGAGGAATGGCTGGTGCTGGTGTATTGGCTGGATTTGACAAGTTCCAAGAGTTGTACATCACATGGCGTATTGCACAAAATAAATAA